In one window of Bradyrhizobium sp. AZCC 1721 DNA:
- a CDS encoding cyclopropane-fatty-acyl-phospholipid synthase family protein, whose amino-acid sequence MPELISVTSETVDATFPELPRLVRLALGFGSKLQHGTLDVTLADGRVVRLGGNGPGPAAVMKIYDYGFASRLVRGGDIGIAEAYLRGEWDTPDLTQFLYLFCVNQDWMQTMLIGNPLTRTFQAVRHWLNRNTKRQARRNIYAHYDIGNAFYSAWLDPSMTYSSALFEDDTPDLTAAQHNKYRRLAEAIDLRPGQKLLEIGCGWGGFAEYAAKTFGAKVVGLTISKEQRDFAQARIQNAGLGDRVEIKLQDYRDERDRYDRIVSIEMIEAVGEQFWPKYFSQLRDRLLPGGLAGIQAITIQDSLFQAYRREVDFIQRYVFPGGMLPSPQILKTLGERFGVPVIRERIFGQDYAKTLAIWRSNFRAAWPNLTPSGFDDRFRRLWEYYLAYCEAGFLSGNIDVRQVVFAKSD is encoded by the coding sequence ATGCCCGAGTTGATTTCGGTCACATCGGAAACTGTAGACGCGACGTTTCCGGAATTGCCCCGCCTGGTCCGGCTGGCGCTGGGCTTTGGTTCAAAGCTGCAACACGGCACGCTCGACGTGACACTGGCCGACGGCCGCGTGGTCCGGTTGGGCGGCAACGGGCCGGGTCCTGCCGCCGTGATGAAGATTTACGATTACGGGTTTGCCTCGCGGCTCGTGCGCGGCGGCGACATCGGCATTGCGGAAGCCTATCTGCGCGGCGAATGGGACACGCCCGACCTCACGCAATTCCTCTATTTGTTCTGCGTCAACCAGGACTGGATGCAGACCATGCTGATCGGCAACCCGCTGACGCGCACCTTCCAGGCCGTCAGGCATTGGCTCAACCGCAACACAAAGCGGCAGGCTCGCCGCAACATCTATGCGCATTACGACATCGGCAACGCCTTCTATTCGGCCTGGCTCGATCCCAGCATGACCTATTCGTCGGCGCTGTTCGAGGACGACACGCCCGACCTGACGGCTGCGCAGCACAACAAATACCGACGGCTCGCCGAGGCCATCGATCTGCGGCCGGGCCAGAAGCTATTGGAGATCGGCTGCGGCTGGGGCGGCTTTGCCGAATACGCCGCCAAGACGTTCGGCGCCAAGGTCGTAGGCCTCACCATCAGCAAGGAACAGCGCGATTTCGCACAGGCGCGCATTCAGAACGCCGGACTCGGCGATAGGGTCGAGATCAAGCTGCAGGACTACCGCGACGAGCGCGACCGCTATGACCGGATCGTCTCGATCGAGATGATCGAGGCGGTTGGCGAGCAATTCTGGCCGAAATATTTTTCACAGTTGCGCGACCGCCTGCTGCCGGGTGGCCTCGCCGGTATCCAGGCCATCACCATCCAGGACAGCCTGTTCCAGGCCTATCGCCGCGAAGTCGACTTCATCCAGCGCTACGTCTTTCCGGGCGGCATGCTGCCGTCGCCGCAGATCCTGAAAACGCTCGGCGAACGCTTCGGCGTTCCCGTCATCCGCGAACGCATCTTTGGGCAAGATTATGCCAAGACGCTCGCGATCTGGCGAAGCAATTTCCGCGCGGCCTGGCCGAACCTGACGCCGTCGGGTTTCGACGATCGCTTCCGGCGGCTGTGGGAATATTACCTCGCCTATTGCGAGGCCGGTTTCCTGTCCGGAAATATCGACGTGCGCCAGGTGGTGTTTGCGAAATCGGACTGA
- a CDS encoding efflux transporter outer membrane subunit: MEGWPVLIPGGKRLARSLAVLGLVASSAGCILTKDLPDPALDIPEGYKAARLSKAADAPPTLDWWRGFRSRELTGLMEEAQTVNLDIAAATARFRQADAQARIAGAALLPTLSGTGSESYSRTSRSSASGLSIGGREVVNYSASLSASYELDFWGKNRDAAQAAEETAVASRFDRDVIALTTLTTVANAYFQVLAAQDRIRTAQRNIASAERILNAIKERFRAGTGTDLDVAQQESVVANQRALVPPLRQTLDQNINALAILVSRPPESVRVTGGTLNRIAAPRVTPGLPSELLTQRPDIRRQEAQLASATANVGSARAQFFPSIQLTGQGGYQSSALTALFQPQAAFFSMVGSLTQPIFDGGRILGNFELTKALQDELLQTYRKTVVQAFADVDNALMSIRQTTERLRLQREVVASSRRAFELSEQQLRAGTADIVVVLNTQQTLFQAEDALSQAQLARLLAIVSLYQALGGGWEPRMERPVDAL, translated from the coding sequence ATCGAAGGTTGGCCTGTTCTCATTCCGGGCGGCAAGCGGCTGGCGCGATCGCTTGCCGTGCTTGGCCTCGTCGCCAGCTCCGCGGGCTGCATCCTGACCAAGGACCTTCCCGACCCTGCGCTCGACATCCCCGAAGGCTACAAGGCGGCGCGGCTTTCGAAGGCCGCGGACGCACCGCCGACGCTCGACTGGTGGCGCGGATTTCGCTCGCGGGAGCTGACGGGCCTGATGGAGGAGGCGCAGACCGTCAATCTGGATATTGCGGCCGCCACCGCGCGGTTCAGGCAGGCCGATGCGCAGGCACGAATCGCGGGCGCGGCGCTGCTGCCAACTCTCAGCGGTACCGGTTCGGAGAGCTATTCCCGCACCTCCCGTTCGAGCGCCAGCGGCCTGTCCATTGGCGGCCGTGAGGTGGTCAACTATTCGGCATCGCTTAGCGCCAGCTACGAATTGGATTTCTGGGGCAAGAACCGCGACGCCGCCCAGGCGGCGGAGGAGACCGCGGTCGCCAGCCGCTTTGACCGCGACGTCATCGCGCTGACCACGCTGACGACGGTTGCCAATGCCTATTTCCAGGTGCTCGCCGCGCAGGATCGGATTCGTACCGCACAGCGAAACATCGCGAGCGCCGAGCGCATCCTGAACGCCATCAAGGAGCGCTTCAGAGCCGGCACCGGTACCGACCTCGACGTCGCGCAACAGGAAAGCGTGGTGGCCAATCAGCGCGCGCTGGTGCCGCCGCTGCGGCAGACGCTCGACCAGAACATCAACGCGCTGGCAATCCTGGTGTCGCGTCCGCCGGAATCCGTGCGCGTCACCGGTGGAACCCTCAATCGGATTGCCGCGCCACGCGTCACGCCGGGCCTGCCTTCCGAGCTGTTGACGCAGCGCCCTGACATCCGCCGGCAGGAAGCGCAGCTTGCCTCGGCCACCGCCAATGTCGGCAGCGCCCGCGCGCAGTTCTTTCCGAGCATTCAACTGACGGGGCAGGGCGGTTATCAAAGCTCGGCGTTGACGGCGCTGTTTCAGCCGCAAGCCGCGTTCTTCAGCATGGTCGGCAGCCTGACCCAACCGATCTTCGACGGCGGCAGGATCCTCGGCAATTTCGAGCTCACCAAGGCGCTGCAGGATGAACTGCTGCAGACCTACCGCAAGACGGTGGTGCAGGCCTTTGCCGATGTCGATAACGCCCTGATGTCGATCCGCCAGACCACCGAGAGGCTGCGGCTGCAGCGCGAGGTCGTGGCGTCGTCGCGGCGGGCGTTTGAATTGTCCGAGCAGCAGTTGCGGGCCGGGACCGCCGACATCGTCGTTGTGCTAAATACGCAGCAAACATTATTCCAGGCCGAGGATGCGCTGTCGCAGGCTCAACTGGCCCGGCTGCTGGCAATCGTCAGCCTCTATCAGGCGCTGGGGGGCGGCTGGGAGCCCAGGATGGAAAGGCCGGTCGATGCTCTTTAA
- a CDS encoding efflux RND transporter periplasmic adaptor subunit has protein sequence MLFKPEVKDDPKTAGKRVVRGIGRRMVSLSITLLILGGLGYLGWNAFQQKQTGRGGLGARPDLPVPVLAAMPRTQDVPVYLDAVGSVRALNTVTVRAQVDGKLIKVNFVEGQDVKQGDVLAEIDPVIYQAQYDQAVAKKAQDEALLANQKLDLARYQQLAASNAGSKQQADTQRAVVAQQEALVQADQAAIDNAKAMLGYTKVIAPLSGRAGLRQVDQGNIIRASDVTGLVIITQLQPIAVQFSLPQQQIVRVNAAAARGVLAVDVFGNDGVSVIDTGTLKGIDNQVDPTTGTLKLKAEFPNAKFQLWPGQFVNVRLKVETLEKAIVVPSSAVQRGPIGTFSYVIGPNNVATAKPVVVTQQNENDAVIASGLSISDRVVTTGFANLSDGANVLIGTDDRAPTADLAPRKRSRSPDAKGDSKAGPGKEGQANDGERRGKRGEGDQKGQTGPAPAEPARGGAAKSQP, from the coding sequence ATGCTCTTTAAGCCGGAAGTGAAAGACGACCCGAAGACGGCGGGCAAGCGCGTCGTGCGCGGCATTGGCCGGCGGATGGTGTCACTTTCGATCACGCTGTTGATCCTCGGCGGGCTCGGCTACCTCGGCTGGAACGCCTTTCAGCAGAAGCAGACCGGCCGTGGCGGGCTTGGCGCACGTCCCGATCTCCCGGTGCCGGTGCTGGCGGCTATGCCCCGCACGCAGGATGTGCCGGTCTATCTCGATGCCGTGGGCTCGGTCCGCGCGCTGAACACGGTGACGGTGCGCGCCCAGGTCGACGGCAAGCTGATCAAGGTGAACTTCGTCGAAGGTCAGGACGTCAAGCAGGGCGACGTGCTGGCCGAAATCGATCCCGTGATCTACCAGGCGCAGTACGATCAGGCGGTGGCGAAGAAGGCGCAGGACGAGGCGCTGCTGGCCAACCAGAAGCTCGATCTGGCGCGCTATCAGCAACTCGCCGCGTCGAATGCCGGCTCCAAGCAGCAGGCCGATACGCAGCGCGCCGTGGTCGCCCAGCAGGAAGCGCTGGTGCAGGCCGATCAGGCCGCGATCGACAATGCCAAGGCGATGCTCGGCTATACCAAGGTCATCGCCCCGTTGTCTGGGCGCGCCGGCCTGCGCCAGGTCGATCAGGGCAACATCATCCGCGCCTCCGACGTCACCGGCCTCGTCATCATCACCCAACTGCAGCCGATCGCCGTGCAGTTCAGCCTGCCGCAGCAGCAGATCGTGCGGGTCAACGCTGCCGCCGCCAGAGGCGTGCTGGCGGTGGACGTGTTCGGCAATGACGGCGTGAGCGTCATCGACACCGGTACGCTCAAAGGCATCGACAACCAGGTCGATCCGACCACCGGCACGCTGAAGCTCAAGGCGGAGTTTCCCAACGCCAAATTCCAGCTCTGGCCCGGACAGTTCGTCAATGTGCGGCTGAAGGTCGAAACGCTGGAGAAGGCGATCGTGGTGCCGAGCTCGGCGGTGCAACGTGGTCCGATTGGGACATTCAGCTATGTGATCGGCCCCAACAATGTCGCGACCGCAAAGCCGGTCGTGGTGACGCAGCAGAACGAAAACGATGCCGTCATCGCGAGCGGCCTTTCGATTTCCGATCGCGTGGTGACCACCGGCTTTGCCAATCTGTCCGACGGCGCCAATGTCTTGATTGGCACCGACGACAGGGCGCCAACAGCCGACCTCGCGCCGCGCAAGCGCAGCCGCAGCCCCGATGCCAAGGGAGACTCCAAGGCAGGTCCGGGCAAGGAGGGTCAAGCCAACGATGGCGAGCGCCGCGGCAAGCGCGGCGAGGGCGATCAAAAGGGACAAACCGGCCCGGCGCCGGCCGAGCCAGCGCGCGGCGGCGCTGCGAAGTCGCAGCCATGA
- a CDS encoding amino acid ABC transporter ATP-binding protein, giving the protein MTANSIVGINALNKWYGDFHVLRDINLDVAKGERIVICGPSGSGKSTLIRCINALEEFQEGQIVVEGIELGPNLRRVDEVRREVGMVFQSFNLFPHLTVLENCTLAPIWVRNIPKKDAEATAMKFLERVKIPHQANKYPGQMSGGQQQRVAIARALTMNPKVMLFDEPTSALDPEMVKEVLDTMVDLAKEGMTMLVVTHEMGFAREVANRVVFMDAGQVIESNTPHEFFANPQHARTKLFLSQILRH; this is encoded by the coding sequence ATGACCGCAAACTCGATCGTTGGCATCAACGCACTCAACAAATGGTACGGCGATTTTCACGTCCTGCGCGACATCAACCTCGATGTCGCCAAGGGCGAGCGGATCGTGATCTGCGGCCCCTCAGGTTCGGGCAAGTCGACGCTGATCCGCTGCATCAACGCGCTGGAGGAATTCCAGGAAGGACAGATCGTCGTCGAGGGCATCGAGCTCGGTCCGAACCTGCGGCGGGTGGATGAAGTTCGCCGCGAGGTCGGCATGGTGTTCCAGAGCTTCAACCTGTTTCCGCACCTGACCGTGCTGGAGAACTGCACGCTGGCGCCGATCTGGGTACGCAACATTCCGAAAAAGGACGCGGAGGCGACCGCGATGAAATTCCTGGAGCGGGTCAAGATCCCGCATCAGGCCAACAAATATCCCGGCCAAATGTCGGGCGGTCAGCAGCAGCGCGTTGCCATTGCCCGCGCGCTGACCATGAATCCGAAGGTGATGCTGTTCGACGAGCCGACCTCGGCGCTCGACCCGGAAATGGTCAAGGAAGTGCTCGACACCATGGTCGACCTCGCCAAGGAAGGCATGACCATGCTGGTGGTCACCCACGAAATGGGATTTGCCCGCGAAGTCGCCAACCGCGTCGTCTTCATGGACGCTGGCCAGGTCATCGAGTCAAACACGCCGCATGAATTCTTCGCCAACCCGCAGCACGCGCGGACGAAGCTGTTCCTGAGTCAGATCTTGCGGCATTGA
- a CDS encoding efflux RND transporter permease subunit, with protein MSVSEPFIRRPIATSLLGIALMIGGALGYWALPVSALPQVDFPTVQVTTHLPGASPDVVASLITAPLERQLGQIPSLSSMQSTSSFGVSQISLQFDLNRDIDGATQDVQAAINAAAGILPRNLPYPPTYAKVNPADAPVLTLALTSETISLRAMSDIADTILGQRLSQISGVGRVAILGGLKPAVRVQADLARLAAYGISMEDLRSAIAGANVSGPKGSLDGAQQAYTIAANDQIAAAEAYKPIIIAYRNGSPVTIGDVATIIDGLENDRTGGWYQGTPAVIIDIQRQPGANVIEVVRQIRDEIPKVQRAIPAGVNLTIVSDRTVTIRASVRDVQFTLILSVVLVTLVVLLFLRSLRATLIAGVALPLSLITSFGIMYFSGFSLDNLSLMALTIGTGFVVDDAIVMIENIVRHMENGESVMEASLKGASEIGFTVISLTVSLIAVFIPLLFMSGLVGRMFREFALTLTIAVVTSAIVSLTLTPMMCSRLLKHVGDEMTVPGLAAVSRFIDRMVAFYHRTLLWVLQRQRATLVVTFATIAATLFMYVIAPKGFLPLQDTASITAVTEAGPDVSFAEMQSRQATAAAAIQADPDVVGVVSVIGAGSVNATTNVGRLVMTLRPRGERHDDISVVVDRLKQRTAKIPGMTIYFQPVQDVQISTQSSRSQYQYTLTGTDAAQVALWSQKLVAEMRREPLFRDVSSEAQEGGLRAALDINRQRAGQLGVSLQAVNDTLNDAFAQRQISTIYGQANQYRVVLEAMPMYQRDPSILSKLYLPGAASTTAGAPGAQVPLSAVATLTRTTAPLAISHLAQFPAVSLSFNLAPGEALGDAVEAVKRIETRIGMPGSIVGVYSGDAAEFSKSLAGQPWLILAAIVTIYIVLGVLYESYIHPITILSTLPSAGVGAILALMLFGQDLSVIGLIGIILLMGIVKKNAIMMIDFALEAERHQGMSPSEAIVQACLLRFRPIMMTTLAALFGALPLAIETGTGAELRFPLGISIIGGLLLSQLLTLYTTPVIYLALDRLNRKIQKAVPEPGPTGPPVAGATEGMQ; from the coding sequence ATGAGCGTCTCCGAACCGTTCATCCGCCGGCCGATCGCGACCTCGCTACTCGGGATCGCGCTGATGATCGGCGGTGCGCTCGGCTACTGGGCGCTACCGGTATCGGCGCTGCCGCAGGTCGATTTCCCGACCGTGCAGGTGACGACGCACCTGCCGGGTGCCAGCCCCGACGTGGTCGCCTCGCTCATCACGGCGCCGCTGGAGCGCCAGCTCGGGCAGATTCCCTCGCTGTCCTCGATGCAGTCGACCAGTTCGTTCGGCGTCAGCCAGATCTCGCTGCAGTTCGACCTCAACCGCGACATCGACGGCGCCACCCAGGACGTCCAGGCGGCCATCAACGCAGCGGCGGGTATCCTGCCAAGGAATCTGCCGTATCCGCCGACCTACGCCAAGGTAAACCCGGCAGATGCGCCGGTCCTGACGCTGGCGCTGACGTCGGAGACGATTTCGCTGCGCGCCATGAGCGATATCGCCGACACCATCCTCGGCCAGCGGCTCAGCCAGATTTCCGGCGTCGGGCGCGTTGCGATCCTCGGCGGGCTCAAGCCTGCGGTGCGGGTGCAGGCCGATCTGGCGCGGCTCGCCGCTTACGGCATCTCGATGGAAGATTTGCGCAGCGCCATCGCCGGCGCCAACGTCTCAGGGCCGAAGGGATCGCTCGACGGTGCGCAGCAGGCCTACACCATTGCCGCCAACGACCAGATCGCGGCAGCGGAGGCCTACAAGCCCATCATCATCGCCTATCGTAACGGCTCACCTGTCACGATCGGCGACGTCGCCACCATCATCGATGGGCTGGAGAACGATCGCACCGGCGGCTGGTATCAGGGCACGCCGGCCGTCATCATCGACATCCAGCGCCAGCCCGGCGCCAACGTCATCGAGGTCGTCAGGCAGATCCGCGACGAAATACCCAAGGTGCAGCGCGCGATTCCGGCCGGCGTCAATCTGACCATCGTCTCCGACCGCACCGTCACCATCCGCGCCTCGGTGCGGGATGTCCAGTTCACGCTGATCCTTTCCGTGGTGCTGGTGACGCTGGTGGTATTGCTGTTCCTGCGGTCGCTGCGCGCGACCCTGATCGCGGGCGTGGCGCTGCCGCTATCGCTGATCACGAGCTTCGGCATCATGTATTTTTCGGGCTTCAGCCTCGACAACCTGTCGCTGATGGCGCTGACGATCGGCACCGGATTCGTGGTCGACGACGCCATCGTGATGATCGAGAACATCGTCCGTCACATGGAGAACGGCGAGTCGGTGATGGAGGCGTCGCTGAAGGGCGCCAGCGAAATCGGCTTTACCGTGATCTCGCTGACGGTGTCGCTGATCGCGGTCTTCATCCCGCTGCTGTTCATGTCTGGGCTGGTCGGGCGCATGTTCCGCGAATTTGCGCTGACGCTGACGATTGCGGTCGTGACCTCGGCGATCGTGTCGCTGACGCTGACGCCGATGATGTGTTCGCGGCTATTGAAGCATGTCGGGGACGAGATGACGGTCCCGGGGCTTGCCGCCGTCAGCCGCTTTATCGACCGCATGGTCGCCTTCTACCATCGCACGCTGCTGTGGGTGCTGCAGCGCCAGCGCGCGACGCTTGTGGTGACGTTCGCCACCATCGCCGCGACGCTCTTTATGTACGTGATCGCGCCGAAGGGCTTTCTACCGCTCCAGGATACCGCCTCGATCACCGCAGTGACCGAGGCCGGTCCCGACGTCTCCTTTGCCGAGATGCAAAGCCGGCAGGCGACGGCGGCGGCCGCGATCCAGGCCGATCCGGACGTGGTCGGCGTCGTCTCCGTGATCGGGGCCGGATCGGTCAATGCGACCACCAATGTCGGACGTCTGGTGATGACGCTTAGACCGCGCGGCGAGCGGCACGATGATATTTCCGTGGTGGTCGACCGGCTGAAGCAGCGCACAGCGAAAATTCCCGGCATGACCATCTATTTCCAGCCGGTGCAGGACGTGCAGATATCGACCCAGTCGAGCCGCTCGCAGTACCAGTATACGCTGACCGGCACCGATGCCGCGCAGGTGGCGCTGTGGTCGCAGAAGCTCGTTGCGGAGATGCGCCGGGAGCCGCTGTTCCGCGATGTCTCGTCGGAAGCTCAGGAGGGCGGTTTGCGCGCCGCGCTCGACATCAACCGCCAGCGCGCCGGCCAGCTCGGCGTCAGCCTCCAGGCGGTCAACGACACCCTCAACGACGCCTTTGCTCAGCGGCAGATTTCGACGATCTACGGCCAGGCCAACCAGTATCGCGTGGTGCTGGAGGCGATGCCGATGTACCAGCGCGATCCGTCGATCCTGTCGAAACTCTATCTCCCGGGGGCCGCGAGCACGACCGCCGGCGCGCCCGGCGCCCAGGTGCCGCTATCGGCGGTGGCGACGCTGACCCGCACTACCGCGCCGCTGGCGATCTCGCACCTCGCGCAGTTTCCGGCGGTGTCGCTCAGTTTCAACCTCGCCCCCGGCGAGGCGTTGGGCGATGCCGTCGAGGCGGTCAAGCGGATCGAGACCAGAATTGGCATGCCCGGCAGCATCGTCGGCGTCTACTCGGGCGATGCGGCCGAATTCTCCAAGTCGCTGGCCGGCCAGCCATGGCTCATTCTGGCGGCGATCGTTACCATCTACATCGTGCTTGGCGTGCTCTATGAGAGCTACATTCACCCGATCACCATTCTCTCGACGCTGCCGTCCGCCGGCGTCGGCGCCATTCTGGCGCTGATGCTATTCGGGCAGGATCTGTCGGTGATCGGCCTGATCGGCATCATCCTGTTGATGGGCATCGTCAAGAAGAACGCGATCATGATGATCGACTTTGCGCTTGAAGCCGAGCGGCATCAGGGCATGTCGCCTTCCGAGGCTATCGTGCAGGCCTGCCTGTTGCGCTTCCGCCCCATTATGATGACGACGCTGGCGGCGCTGTTCGGCGCGCTGCCGCTGGCGATCGAAACCGGTACCGGCGCAGAATTGCGCTTTCCGCTCGGCATTTCCATCATCGGCGGCTTGCTGCTGAGCCAGTTGCTGACGCTTTATACGACACCGGTGATTTACCTGGCGCTCGATCGGCTCAACCGGAAAATTCAGAAGGCCGTGCCGGAGCCGGGGCCCACCGGGCCGCCGGTCGCCGGCGCCACCGAGGGGATGCAGTAG
- a CDS encoding cysteine synthase A, whose product MAFNKDVIEAIGNTPLIKLKHASEATGCTILGKAEFMNPGQSVKDRAGKWMILEAEKRGDLKPGGLVVESTAGNTGIGLAVVASARGYRTLILIPETQSQEKKDMLRLCGAELIEVPQLPYSNPNNYQHVGRRLADQLRKTEPNGVLFADQWNNLDNAKAHYESTGPEIWEQTGGKVDGFICSVGTGGTLAGASRFLKEKNKDIVTACADPHGFAMYELFKHGQAKSTPGDSITEGIGLGRVTPIIETAVVDDAFLVSDEEAVTVIYELLEQEGLCLGGSTGINVAGAIRLAKQLGPGKTIVTVLADSGGRYQSKLFNPAFMRSKNLPVPAWLEKRTKIDVPFEKV is encoded by the coding sequence ATGGCCTTCAACAAAGACGTCATCGAAGCGATCGGCAACACGCCCCTCATCAAGCTAAAGCACGCTTCGGAAGCGACCGGCTGCACCATTCTCGGCAAGGCCGAATTCATGAATCCCGGCCAGTCGGTCAAGGACCGCGCCGGCAAATGGATGATCCTCGAGGCCGAAAAGCGCGGCGATCTCAAACCGGGCGGGCTCGTGGTGGAATCAACCGCCGGCAATACCGGCATCGGGCTCGCCGTGGTCGCCAGCGCCCGCGGTTACCGCACGCTGATCCTGATCCCGGAAACGCAGAGCCAGGAAAAGAAGGACATGCTGCGGCTGTGCGGCGCCGAGCTCATCGAAGTGCCGCAACTGCCCTATTCCAATCCGAACAATTATCAGCACGTCGGGCGGCGGCTCGCTGACCAGCTTCGCAAGACCGAGCCGAACGGCGTTTTGTTCGCCGACCAGTGGAACAATCTCGACAACGCCAAGGCGCATTACGAATCCACGGGTCCTGAGATCTGGGAGCAGACCGGCGGCAAGGTCGACGGCTTTATCTGCTCGGTCGGCACCGGCGGCACGCTCGCGGGCGCCAGCCGCTTTCTGAAGGAAAAGAACAAGGACATCGTGACCGCCTGTGCCGATCCGCACGGCTTTGCGATGTACGAGCTGTTCAAGCATGGTCAGGCCAAATCGACGCCAGGGGACTCGATCACCGAAGGAATCGGGCTCGGCCGCGTCACGCCCATCATCGAGACCGCTGTTGTCGATGACGCTTTCCTGGTTTCCGACGAGGAAGCCGTAACGGTGATCTACGAACTGCTCGAGCAGGAAGGCCTGTGCCTCGGCGGCTCCACCGGTATCAACGTCGCTGGCGCGATCCGATTGGCAAAGCAGCTCGGACCCGGCAAGACCATCGTCACCGTGCTGGCCGATTCCGGCGGCCGCTATCAGTCAAAGCTGTTCAATCCGGCATTCATGCGCTCGAAGAACCTGCCGGTGCCGGCATGGCTGGAAAAGCGTACCAAGATCGACGTGCCGTTCGAGAAGGTTTAA